The stretch of DNA GTAATAATAATGATGGCTATGGCCGTCAGGAAGATATCTGATGACTGCATCTTCACTGGGTAAGAGTCTACCACGCTGGTTGCCATGCCCATACTCACAAGCCCAAAGGTTTGCTGGGCCCAGCAGATGCTTACCCCCAGTACTAGGCCAGTGATAGCGCCAACCAGGGCCACAATGGCGCCCTCCAGCAAAAATATGTTACGCACCGTTCTGGTGCTGGCTCCCATGGCCATAAGCACAGCAATGTCCTTCCGCTTGTCAATGACCAGCATGGAGAGCGAGAAGAAGATATTGAGGGAAGCAATGAGCAGGATAAAGGCGAAGGTGATAAACACAAACATCTTCTCCACCTTAATAGCCTTGAGCAGGCTCACATGCTGCTCATCGGAGTCCAGCACTTTAAAGGGGCTGCCTAACTGCTTTTTCAAGGCAACTTTCACGTCTTCTACGGAGAAACCAGGCGCTACTTTCACCTCCAGGGCCGTGCGGCGGTTGCCGTACTTCAGCAGGTTTTGGGCAAACTCCAGCGGCACAAACACATAGCTGTCGTCGATGTGCTGCTCAATCAGGAATATGCCGCCTGCCAGAATGCTTTGCTCGTTGAACGCCGTTTCGGGGTTCATGGAAAGCGTTTTCTTGCCAGTGTTGTTGGGGTAAAGCAGCCGCATGGGAGAGAAGCGGTTGTTGAGCGTGATGCTGAGCTCGTGCTGCACGCCGGCCCCCAGCAAGGCATAATCGGCACCGTCGTGGTGGAGGCGATGGTCGCCGTCCACAATGGCCGAGTCGATGTTGCTTTGGTAGTGGTAATTAGCAGATACACCCTTCATCTTCACCACCATCTGGCGGTCATGATACTGCAGCAGGGCGTTGTCCTCAATTACCTGGGTCACGAGGGATACGCCGGGGGTAGTGGTAAGGCGCGTCATCAGGGGCGCCTCCAGCATAAAGGACTTACCCTGCACGGCGGTAACAACCAGGTCGGGGTCTGATTTGCCGTAGAGGCTGCGCACCAAATCTTCCAGCCCATTAAACACGGACAGCACGATGATCAGCGCCATCGTTCCCACCGCCACGCCAATCATGGAGATGTTAGAGATGATGCTGATGATGTTGCGCTTCTTCTTCGAGAGAAAATAACGCCGGGCAATGAGCAATGGTACGTTCACGTGCGGGGCGCGCAGGAGCTGATAGGTAGCGTAATACGAAGGGTTTAGACCTGCCTAGTTTGGAGCAAGATACGCCACTGGGCGCAAAAGGTCTATTTCCAGGCTTTCACAATCAGGCCCGTACCCGAATCATGCTTGGTATTCGCATCAAACCAGTTCAGCACCAGGCAGAAGGGGAAGGTAACGAGATAGTAGAAGGGCAGCAGCAGAAAAAACAGC from Hymenobacter taeanensis encodes:
- a CDS encoding FtsX-like permease family protein; protein product: MNVPLLIARRYFLSKKKRNIISIISNISMIGVAVGTMALIIVLSVFNGLEDLVRSLYGKSDPDLVVTAVQGKSFMLEAPLMTRLTTTPGVSLVTQVIEDNALLQYHDRQMVVKMKGVSANYHYQSNIDSAIVDGDHRLHHDGADYALLGAGVQHELSITLNNRFSPMRLLYPNNTGKKTLSMNPETAFNEQSILAGGIFLIEQHIDDSYVFVPLEFAQNLLKYGNRRTALEVKVAPGFSVEDVKVALKKQLGSPFKVLDSDEQHVSLLKAIKVEKMFVFITFAFILLIASLNIFFSLSMLVIDKRKDIAVLMAMGASTRTVRNIFLLEGAIVALVGAITGLVLGVSICWAQQTFGLVSMGMATSVVDSYPVKMQSSDIFLTAIAIIIITIAVSIRPALNASHLDVRENL